A stretch of the Erinaceus europaeus chromosome 23, mEriEur2.1, whole genome shotgun sequence genome encodes the following:
- the ARHGAP45 gene encoding rho GTPase-activating protein 45 isoform X1, with protein sequence MFSRKKRELIKTPSISKKSRAGSPCPPAGELSRKDGDTASLGPGPETPGGTLKRPTSLSRHASAAGFPLSAPGSWTLGRGHRSPMAATEAPGEAPVDAAAVEDISQLLADVARFAEGLEKLKDCVLHDDLLEARRPLAHECLGEALRVLRQVISKYPLLNTLETLTAAGTLIAKVKAFHYECNNDSDKQELEKALETIAVSFSSTVSEFLMGEVDSSTLLSVPPGDPSQSMETLYGQSGEGAAGPEDCDTGCPAPEEVDVVLQRCEGGVEAALQYAKSMAKYMKDLVGYLEKRSVLEMDFAKGLQKIAHNCRHTVTQEPHMPLLSIYSLALEQDLEFGHNLVQAVNTLQTQTFVQPLSVRRVEHEKRRKEIKEAWHRAQRKLQEAEANLRKAKQGYVQRCEDHDKARGQVAKAEEDQGGSGPGAGGAASKALDKRRRLEEEAKNKAEEAMATYRTCVADAKTQRQELEDTKVTALRQIQEVVRQSDQTIKSVTISYYQMMHMQTAPLPVHFQMLCESSKLYDPGQQYASHVRQLQRGDEPDVHYDFEPHVPASAWSPVMRARKGSFNGGDAAGAEGSGSPAEEGAPAKESRGGRGHQVHKSWPMAISDPDSGLEPGPGTGDFKKLERRSSTGTLSSAEELAEPEGAAFGQADLNRLTPELSVDVPSGPFRHVGLSKAARTHRLRKLRAPAKCRECNSYVYFQGAECEECCVACHKKCLETLAIQCGHKKLQGRLQLFGQDFVQAARASPDGVPFLVKKCVQEIERRALHTKGIYRVNGVKTRVEKLCQAFENGQELVELSQAPPHDISNVLKLYLRQLPEPLISFRLYHELVGLAKDNLKAEAEAKAASRGRPDAETSEAAALAMAGRLRELLRELPRENRATLQYLLGHLRRIVALEQDNKMTPGNLGIVFGPTLLRPRPTEATVSLSSLVDYPHQARVVETLISHYNLVFDGDAEAQPGGQDEPPPQRVEVLVQLPYLEAGEDAEDGSQACLYPSPPECRLTSNDSDSELEDPLALSGVGVGLKRLSFLETPGGRPEAGHSCGHSRGDSLSGSGSEELLGPGEPGELGDAAPRWEGLGGYNTNQSNNRLPGRPLAMRLRGDRRPQFV encoded by the exons ATGTTCTCCAGGAAGAAGCGAGAGCTCATCAAGACCCCGTCCATCTCCAAGAAGAGCCGCGCGGGGAGCCCCTGCCCGCCCGCGGGG GAGCTGTCGAGGAAAGATGGGGACACGGCATCCCTGGGACCCGGCCCCGAGACCCCCGGGGGGACCCTCAAGCGGCCCACCAGCCTCAGCCGCCACGCCAGCGCCGCCGGCTTCCCGCTGTCTGCGCCCGGCTCCTGGACGCTCGGCCGTGGCCACCGCAGCCCGATGGCAGCCACGGAGGCCCCCGGGGAGGCTCCCGTCGATGCCGCCGCGGTGGAGGACATCTCCCAGCTGCTGGCCGACGTGGCCCGCTTCGCCGAGGGTCTggagaagctcaaggactgcgTCCTGCACGACG ACCTCCTGGAGGCTCGCCGGCCGCTGGCCCACGAGTGCCTGGGCGAGGCCCTGCGGGTGCTGCGCCAGGTGATCTCAAAGTACCCACTGCTCAACACCTTGGAGACCCTCACGGCCGCTGGCACGCTCATCGCCAAGGTCAAAG CCTTCCACTACGAGTGCAACAATGACTCCGACAAGCAGGAGCTGGAGAAGGCGCTGGAGACCATCGCAGTGTCCTTCAGCAGCAC CGTGTCCGAGTTCCTCATGGGTGAAGTGGACAGCAGCACCCTCCTCTCGGTGCCCCCCGGGGACCCCAGCCAG tccatgGAGACCCTGTATGGCCAGAGCGGCGAGGGCGCGGCGGGGCCGGAGGACTGTGACACGG GCTGCCCGGCCCCGGAGGAGGTGGACGTGGTGCTGCAGCGCTGCGAGGGCGGCGTGGAGGCGGCGCTGCAGTACGCCAAGAGCATGGCCAAGTACATGAAGGACCTGGTGGGCTACCTGGAGAAGCGCTCGGTGCTGG AGATGGACTTCGCCAAAGGCCTGCAGAAGATCGCACACAACTGCCGCCACACGGTCACGCAGGAG CCGCACATGCCTCTGTTGTCCATCTACTCGCTGGCCCTGGAGCAGGACCTGGAGTTTGGCCACAACTTGGTGCAGGCGGTGAACACACTGCAGACCCAGACTTTCGTCCAG cccctcaGCGTGAGGCGCGTGGAGCACGAGAAACGCAGGAAGGAGATCAAGGAGGCTTGGCACCGCGCCCAGAGGAAGCTG CAAGAGGCCGAGGCCAACCTGCGCAAGGCCAAGCAGGGCTATGTGCAGCGCTGTGAGGACCACGACAAGGCGCGCGGCCAGGTGGCCAAGGCTGAGGAGGACCAGGGGGGCTCGGGGCCCGGGGCGGGGGGCGCCGCCTCCAAGGCCCTGGACAAGCGGCGGCGGCTGGAGGAGGAGGCCAAGAACAAG GCGGAGGAGGCCATGGCCACGTACCGCACCTGCGTGGCTGACGCCAAGACGCAGAGGCAGGAGCTGGAGGACACCAAGGTCACCGCGCTGAGGCAGATCCAGGAGGTCGTGCGGCAAAGTGACCAGACCATCAAGTCT gTGACCATCTCCTACTACCAGATGATGCACATGCAGACGGCGCCGCTGCCCGTGCACTTCCAGATGTTGTGTGAGAGCAGCAAGCTGTATGACCCGGGCCAGCAGTACGCCTCGCATGTGCGCCAGCTGCAGCGCGGGGATGAGCCCGACGTGCACTATGACTTCGAGCCGCACGTGCCCGCCAGCGCCTG GTCTCCGGTCATGCGCGCCCGCAAGGGCagcttcaatggaggggatgccgCAGGGGCTGAGGGCTCAGGCAGCCCGGCTGAGGAGGGGGCGCCGGCCAAGGAGTCCAGGG GCGGGCGGGGGCACCAGGTGCACAAGTCCTGGCCCATGGCCATCTCGGACCCCGACAGCGGCCTGGAGCCTGGTCCCGGCACAG GGGACTTCAAGAAGCTGGAGCGCAGGTCATCCACCGGCACTCTGTCATCAGCTGAGGAGCTGGCGGAGCCCGAGGGCGCAGCATTTGGGCAGG CAGACCTGAACCGCCTGACCCCGGAGCTGAGCGTGGACGTGCCCAGCGGCCCCTTCCGCCACGTGGGTCTGTCCAAGGCCGCGCGCACACACCGCCTCCGCAAGCTGCGTGCGCCCGCCAAGTGCCGGGAGTGCAACAGCTACGTGTACTTCCAGGGCGCCGAGTGCGAGGAG TGCTGCGTGGCCTGTCACAAGAAGTGCCTGGAGACGCTGGCCATCCAGTGCGGCCACAAGAAGCTGCAGGGCCGGCTGCAGCTCTTCGGCCAGGACTTCGTGCAGGCCGCGCGCGCCTCCCCCGACGGCGTCCCCTTCCTGGTCAAGAAGTGCGTGCAGGAGATCGAGCGCCGGGCGCTACACACCAAG GGCATCTACCGGGTAAACGGCGTGAAGACGCGCGTGGAGAAGCTGTGTCAGGCCTTCGAGAACGGCCAGGAGCTGGTGGAGCTGTCGCAGGCCCCGCCGCACGACATCAGCAACGTGCTCAAGCTCTACCTGCGCCAG CTGCCAGAGCCGCTCATCTCCTTCCGGCTGTACCACGAGCTGGTGGGGCTGGCCAAGGACAACCTGAAGGCCGAGGCTGAGGCCAAGGCAGCGTCCCGAGGCCGGCCGGACGCGGAGACCAGTGAGGCGGCAGCCCTGGCCATGGCAGGTCGGCTGCGGGAGCTGCTGAGGGAGCTGCCCCGGGAGAACAGGGCCACGCTGCAGTACCTGCTGGGGCACCTGCGCAG GATCGTGGCCCTGGAGCAGGACAACAAGATGACTCCGGGGAACCTGGGCATCGTGTTTGGGCCCACGCTGCTGCGGCCACGGCCCACGGAGGCCACCGTGTCGCTGTCCTCGCTGGTGGACTACCCGCACCAGGCCCGCGTGGTGGAGACCCTCATCTCCCACTACAACCTGGTCTTCGACGGGGATGCAGAGGCGCAGCCCGGGGGCCAG GATGAGCCGCCCCCCCAGCGGGTGGAGGTGCTGGTGCAGCTGCCCTACCTAGAGGCCGGCGAGGACGCCGAGGACGGAAGCCAAG CCTGTCTGTACCCCTCGCCCCCAGAATGCCGCCTCACCTCTAACGACTCGGACTCGGAGCTGGAGGACCCCCTGGCGCTGTCGGGGGTGGGGGTCGGCCTGAAACGGCTGAGCTTCCTGGAGACGCCTGGTGGCCGGCCTGAGGCCGGGCACAGCTGTGGGCACAGCCGCGGGGACAGCCTCAGCGGCAGTGGCAGCGAGGAACTGCTGGGGCCCGGGGAGCCGGGGGAGCTGGGGGACGCGGCCCCCAGATGGGAGGGGCTGGGCGGCTACAACACCAACCAGAGCAACAACCGGCTCCCTGGCCGGCCGCTGGCCATGAGGCTGCGCGGGGACCGGCGCCCCCAGTTCGTGTAG
- the ARHGAP45 gene encoding rho GTPase-activating protein 45 isoform X2 — MFSRKKRELIKTPSISKKSRAGSPCPPAGELSRKDGDTASLGPGPETPGGTLKRPTSLSRHASAAGFPLSAPGSWTLGRGHRSPMAATEAPGEAPVDAAAVEDISQLLADVARFAEGLEKLKDCVLHDDLLEARRPLAHECLGEALRVLRQVISKYPLLNTLETLTAAGTLIAKVKAFHYECNNDSDKQELEKALETIAVSFSSTVSEFLMGEVDSSTLLSVPPGDPSQSMETLYGQSGEGAAGPEDCDTGCPAPEEVDVVLQRCEGGVEAALQYAKSMAKYMKDLVGYLEKRSVLEMDFAKGLQKIAHNCRHTVTQEPHMPLLSIYSLALEQDLEFGHNLVQAVNTLQTQTFVQPLSVRRVEHEKRRKEIKEAWHRAQRKLQEAEANLRKAKQGYVQRCEDHDKARGQVAKAEEDQGGSGPGAGGAASKALDKRRRLEEEAKNKAEEAMATYRTCVADAKTQRQELEDTKVTALRQIQEVVRQSDQTIKSVTISYYQMMHMQTAPLPVHFQMLCESSKLYDPGQQYASHVRQLQRGDEPDVHYDFEPHVPASAWSPVMRARKGSFNGGDAAGAEGSGSPAEEGAPAKESRGGRGHQVHKSWPMAISDPDSGLEPGPGTGDFKKLERRSSTGTLSSAEELAEPEGAAFGQDLNRLTPELSVDVPSGPFRHVGLSKAARTHRLRKLRAPAKCRECNSYVYFQGAECEECCVACHKKCLETLAIQCGHKKLQGRLQLFGQDFVQAARASPDGVPFLVKKCVQEIERRALHTKGIYRVNGVKTRVEKLCQAFENGQELVELSQAPPHDISNVLKLYLRQLPEPLISFRLYHELVGLAKDNLKAEAEAKAASRGRPDAETSEAAALAMAGRLRELLRELPRENRATLQYLLGHLRRIVALEQDNKMTPGNLGIVFGPTLLRPRPTEATVSLSSLVDYPHQARVVETLISHYNLVFDGDAEAQPGGQDEPPPQRVEVLVQLPYLEAGEDAEDGSQACLYPSPPECRLTSNDSDSELEDPLALSGVGVGLKRLSFLETPGGRPEAGHSCGHSRGDSLSGSGSEELLGPGEPGELGDAAPRWEGLGGYNTNQSNNRLPGRPLAMRLRGDRRPQFV, encoded by the exons ATGTTCTCCAGGAAGAAGCGAGAGCTCATCAAGACCCCGTCCATCTCCAAGAAGAGCCGCGCGGGGAGCCCCTGCCCGCCCGCGGGG GAGCTGTCGAGGAAAGATGGGGACACGGCATCCCTGGGACCCGGCCCCGAGACCCCCGGGGGGACCCTCAAGCGGCCCACCAGCCTCAGCCGCCACGCCAGCGCCGCCGGCTTCCCGCTGTCTGCGCCCGGCTCCTGGACGCTCGGCCGTGGCCACCGCAGCCCGATGGCAGCCACGGAGGCCCCCGGGGAGGCTCCCGTCGATGCCGCCGCGGTGGAGGACATCTCCCAGCTGCTGGCCGACGTGGCCCGCTTCGCCGAGGGTCTggagaagctcaaggactgcgTCCTGCACGACG ACCTCCTGGAGGCTCGCCGGCCGCTGGCCCACGAGTGCCTGGGCGAGGCCCTGCGGGTGCTGCGCCAGGTGATCTCAAAGTACCCACTGCTCAACACCTTGGAGACCCTCACGGCCGCTGGCACGCTCATCGCCAAGGTCAAAG CCTTCCACTACGAGTGCAACAATGACTCCGACAAGCAGGAGCTGGAGAAGGCGCTGGAGACCATCGCAGTGTCCTTCAGCAGCAC CGTGTCCGAGTTCCTCATGGGTGAAGTGGACAGCAGCACCCTCCTCTCGGTGCCCCCCGGGGACCCCAGCCAG tccatgGAGACCCTGTATGGCCAGAGCGGCGAGGGCGCGGCGGGGCCGGAGGACTGTGACACGG GCTGCCCGGCCCCGGAGGAGGTGGACGTGGTGCTGCAGCGCTGCGAGGGCGGCGTGGAGGCGGCGCTGCAGTACGCCAAGAGCATGGCCAAGTACATGAAGGACCTGGTGGGCTACCTGGAGAAGCGCTCGGTGCTGG AGATGGACTTCGCCAAAGGCCTGCAGAAGATCGCACACAACTGCCGCCACACGGTCACGCAGGAG CCGCACATGCCTCTGTTGTCCATCTACTCGCTGGCCCTGGAGCAGGACCTGGAGTTTGGCCACAACTTGGTGCAGGCGGTGAACACACTGCAGACCCAGACTTTCGTCCAG cccctcaGCGTGAGGCGCGTGGAGCACGAGAAACGCAGGAAGGAGATCAAGGAGGCTTGGCACCGCGCCCAGAGGAAGCTG CAAGAGGCCGAGGCCAACCTGCGCAAGGCCAAGCAGGGCTATGTGCAGCGCTGTGAGGACCACGACAAGGCGCGCGGCCAGGTGGCCAAGGCTGAGGAGGACCAGGGGGGCTCGGGGCCCGGGGCGGGGGGCGCCGCCTCCAAGGCCCTGGACAAGCGGCGGCGGCTGGAGGAGGAGGCCAAGAACAAG GCGGAGGAGGCCATGGCCACGTACCGCACCTGCGTGGCTGACGCCAAGACGCAGAGGCAGGAGCTGGAGGACACCAAGGTCACCGCGCTGAGGCAGATCCAGGAGGTCGTGCGGCAAAGTGACCAGACCATCAAGTCT gTGACCATCTCCTACTACCAGATGATGCACATGCAGACGGCGCCGCTGCCCGTGCACTTCCAGATGTTGTGTGAGAGCAGCAAGCTGTATGACCCGGGCCAGCAGTACGCCTCGCATGTGCGCCAGCTGCAGCGCGGGGATGAGCCCGACGTGCACTATGACTTCGAGCCGCACGTGCCCGCCAGCGCCTG GTCTCCGGTCATGCGCGCCCGCAAGGGCagcttcaatggaggggatgccgCAGGGGCTGAGGGCTCAGGCAGCCCGGCTGAGGAGGGGGCGCCGGCCAAGGAGTCCAGGG GCGGGCGGGGGCACCAGGTGCACAAGTCCTGGCCCATGGCCATCTCGGACCCCGACAGCGGCCTGGAGCCTGGTCCCGGCACAG GGGACTTCAAGAAGCTGGAGCGCAGGTCATCCACCGGCACTCTGTCATCAGCTGAGGAGCTGGCGGAGCCCGAGGGCGCAGCATTTGGGCAGG ACCTGAACCGCCTGACCCCGGAGCTGAGCGTGGACGTGCCCAGCGGCCCCTTCCGCCACGTGGGTCTGTCCAAGGCCGCGCGCACACACCGCCTCCGCAAGCTGCGTGCGCCCGCCAAGTGCCGGGAGTGCAACAGCTACGTGTACTTCCAGGGCGCCGAGTGCGAGGAG TGCTGCGTGGCCTGTCACAAGAAGTGCCTGGAGACGCTGGCCATCCAGTGCGGCCACAAGAAGCTGCAGGGCCGGCTGCAGCTCTTCGGCCAGGACTTCGTGCAGGCCGCGCGCGCCTCCCCCGACGGCGTCCCCTTCCTGGTCAAGAAGTGCGTGCAGGAGATCGAGCGCCGGGCGCTACACACCAAG GGCATCTACCGGGTAAACGGCGTGAAGACGCGCGTGGAGAAGCTGTGTCAGGCCTTCGAGAACGGCCAGGAGCTGGTGGAGCTGTCGCAGGCCCCGCCGCACGACATCAGCAACGTGCTCAAGCTCTACCTGCGCCAG CTGCCAGAGCCGCTCATCTCCTTCCGGCTGTACCACGAGCTGGTGGGGCTGGCCAAGGACAACCTGAAGGCCGAGGCTGAGGCCAAGGCAGCGTCCCGAGGCCGGCCGGACGCGGAGACCAGTGAGGCGGCAGCCCTGGCCATGGCAGGTCGGCTGCGGGAGCTGCTGAGGGAGCTGCCCCGGGAGAACAGGGCCACGCTGCAGTACCTGCTGGGGCACCTGCGCAG GATCGTGGCCCTGGAGCAGGACAACAAGATGACTCCGGGGAACCTGGGCATCGTGTTTGGGCCCACGCTGCTGCGGCCACGGCCCACGGAGGCCACCGTGTCGCTGTCCTCGCTGGTGGACTACCCGCACCAGGCCCGCGTGGTGGAGACCCTCATCTCCCACTACAACCTGGTCTTCGACGGGGATGCAGAGGCGCAGCCCGGGGGCCAG GATGAGCCGCCCCCCCAGCGGGTGGAGGTGCTGGTGCAGCTGCCCTACCTAGAGGCCGGCGAGGACGCCGAGGACGGAAGCCAAG CCTGTCTGTACCCCTCGCCCCCAGAATGCCGCCTCACCTCTAACGACTCGGACTCGGAGCTGGAGGACCCCCTGGCGCTGTCGGGGGTGGGGGTCGGCCTGAAACGGCTGAGCTTCCTGGAGACGCCTGGTGGCCGGCCTGAGGCCGGGCACAGCTGTGGGCACAGCCGCGGGGACAGCCTCAGCGGCAGTGGCAGCGAGGAACTGCTGGGGCCCGGGGAGCCGGGGGAGCTGGGGGACGCGGCCCCCAGATGGGAGGGGCTGGGCGGCTACAACACCAACCAGAGCAACAACCGGCTCCCTGGCCGGCCGCTGGCCATGAGGCTGCGCGGGGACCGGCGCCCCCAGTTCGTGTAG
- the ARHGAP45 gene encoding rho GTPase-activating protein 45 isoform X3, producing MFSRKKRELIKTPSISKKSRAGSPCPPAGELSRKDGDTASLGPGPETPGGTLKRPTSLSRHASAAGFPLSAPGSWTLGRGHRSPMAATEAPGEAPVDAAAVEDISQLLADVARFAEGLEKLKDCVLHDDLLEARRPLAHECLGEALRVLRQVISKYPLLNTLETLTAAGTLIAKVKAFHYECNNDSDKQELEKALETIAVSFSSTVSEFLMGEVDSSTLLSVPPGDPSQSMETLYGQSGEGAAGPEDCDTGCPAPEEVDVVLQRCEGGVEAALQYAKSMAKYMKDLVGYLEKRSVLEMDFAKGLQKIAHNCRHTVTQEPHMPLLSIYSLALEQDLEFGHNLVQAVNTLQTQTFVQPLSVRRVEHEKRRKEIKEAWHRAQRKLQEAEANLRKAKQGYVQRCEDHDKARGQVAKAEEDQGGSGPGAGGAASKALDKRRRLEEEAKNKAEEAMATYRTCVADAKTQRQELEDTKVTALRQIQEVVRQSDQTIKSVTISYYQMMHMQTAPLPVHFQMLCESSKLYDPGQQYASHVRQLQRGDEPDVHYDFEPHVPASAWSPVMRARKGSFNGGDAAGAEGSGSPAEEGAPAKESRGGRGHQVHKSWPMAISDPDSGLEPGPGTGDFKKLERRSSTGTLSSAEELAEPEGAAFGQADLNRLTPELSVDVPSGPFRHVGLSKAARTHRLRKLRAPAKCRECNSYVYFQGAECEECCVACHKKCLETLAIQCGHKKLQGRLQLFGQDFVQAARASPDGVPFLVKKCVQEIERRALHTKGIYRVNGVKTRVEKLCQAFENGQELVELSQAPPHDISNVLKLYLRQLPEPLISFRLYHELVGLAKDNLKAEAEAKAASRGRPDAETSEAAALAMAGRLRELLRELPRENRATLQYLLGHLRRIVALEQDNKMTPGNLGIVFGPTLLRPRPTEATVSLSSLVDYPHQARVVETLISHYNLVFDGDAEAQPGGQDEPPPQRVEVLVQLPYLEAGEDAEDGSQECRLTSNDSDSELEDPLALSGVGVGLKRLSFLETPGGRPEAGHSCGHSRGDSLSGSGSEELLGPGEPGELGDAAPRWEGLGGYNTNQSNNRLPGRPLAMRLRGDRRPQFV from the exons ATGTTCTCCAGGAAGAAGCGAGAGCTCATCAAGACCCCGTCCATCTCCAAGAAGAGCCGCGCGGGGAGCCCCTGCCCGCCCGCGGGG GAGCTGTCGAGGAAAGATGGGGACACGGCATCCCTGGGACCCGGCCCCGAGACCCCCGGGGGGACCCTCAAGCGGCCCACCAGCCTCAGCCGCCACGCCAGCGCCGCCGGCTTCCCGCTGTCTGCGCCCGGCTCCTGGACGCTCGGCCGTGGCCACCGCAGCCCGATGGCAGCCACGGAGGCCCCCGGGGAGGCTCCCGTCGATGCCGCCGCGGTGGAGGACATCTCCCAGCTGCTGGCCGACGTGGCCCGCTTCGCCGAGGGTCTggagaagctcaaggactgcgTCCTGCACGACG ACCTCCTGGAGGCTCGCCGGCCGCTGGCCCACGAGTGCCTGGGCGAGGCCCTGCGGGTGCTGCGCCAGGTGATCTCAAAGTACCCACTGCTCAACACCTTGGAGACCCTCACGGCCGCTGGCACGCTCATCGCCAAGGTCAAAG CCTTCCACTACGAGTGCAACAATGACTCCGACAAGCAGGAGCTGGAGAAGGCGCTGGAGACCATCGCAGTGTCCTTCAGCAGCAC CGTGTCCGAGTTCCTCATGGGTGAAGTGGACAGCAGCACCCTCCTCTCGGTGCCCCCCGGGGACCCCAGCCAG tccatgGAGACCCTGTATGGCCAGAGCGGCGAGGGCGCGGCGGGGCCGGAGGACTGTGACACGG GCTGCCCGGCCCCGGAGGAGGTGGACGTGGTGCTGCAGCGCTGCGAGGGCGGCGTGGAGGCGGCGCTGCAGTACGCCAAGAGCATGGCCAAGTACATGAAGGACCTGGTGGGCTACCTGGAGAAGCGCTCGGTGCTGG AGATGGACTTCGCCAAAGGCCTGCAGAAGATCGCACACAACTGCCGCCACACGGTCACGCAGGAG CCGCACATGCCTCTGTTGTCCATCTACTCGCTGGCCCTGGAGCAGGACCTGGAGTTTGGCCACAACTTGGTGCAGGCGGTGAACACACTGCAGACCCAGACTTTCGTCCAG cccctcaGCGTGAGGCGCGTGGAGCACGAGAAACGCAGGAAGGAGATCAAGGAGGCTTGGCACCGCGCCCAGAGGAAGCTG CAAGAGGCCGAGGCCAACCTGCGCAAGGCCAAGCAGGGCTATGTGCAGCGCTGTGAGGACCACGACAAGGCGCGCGGCCAGGTGGCCAAGGCTGAGGAGGACCAGGGGGGCTCGGGGCCCGGGGCGGGGGGCGCCGCCTCCAAGGCCCTGGACAAGCGGCGGCGGCTGGAGGAGGAGGCCAAGAACAAG GCGGAGGAGGCCATGGCCACGTACCGCACCTGCGTGGCTGACGCCAAGACGCAGAGGCAGGAGCTGGAGGACACCAAGGTCACCGCGCTGAGGCAGATCCAGGAGGTCGTGCGGCAAAGTGACCAGACCATCAAGTCT gTGACCATCTCCTACTACCAGATGATGCACATGCAGACGGCGCCGCTGCCCGTGCACTTCCAGATGTTGTGTGAGAGCAGCAAGCTGTATGACCCGGGCCAGCAGTACGCCTCGCATGTGCGCCAGCTGCAGCGCGGGGATGAGCCCGACGTGCACTATGACTTCGAGCCGCACGTGCCCGCCAGCGCCTG GTCTCCGGTCATGCGCGCCCGCAAGGGCagcttcaatggaggggatgccgCAGGGGCTGAGGGCTCAGGCAGCCCGGCTGAGGAGGGGGCGCCGGCCAAGGAGTCCAGGG GCGGGCGGGGGCACCAGGTGCACAAGTCCTGGCCCATGGCCATCTCGGACCCCGACAGCGGCCTGGAGCCTGGTCCCGGCACAG GGGACTTCAAGAAGCTGGAGCGCAGGTCATCCACCGGCACTCTGTCATCAGCTGAGGAGCTGGCGGAGCCCGAGGGCGCAGCATTTGGGCAGG CAGACCTGAACCGCCTGACCCCGGAGCTGAGCGTGGACGTGCCCAGCGGCCCCTTCCGCCACGTGGGTCTGTCCAAGGCCGCGCGCACACACCGCCTCCGCAAGCTGCGTGCGCCCGCCAAGTGCCGGGAGTGCAACAGCTACGTGTACTTCCAGGGCGCCGAGTGCGAGGAG TGCTGCGTGGCCTGTCACAAGAAGTGCCTGGAGACGCTGGCCATCCAGTGCGGCCACAAGAAGCTGCAGGGCCGGCTGCAGCTCTTCGGCCAGGACTTCGTGCAGGCCGCGCGCGCCTCCCCCGACGGCGTCCCCTTCCTGGTCAAGAAGTGCGTGCAGGAGATCGAGCGCCGGGCGCTACACACCAAG GGCATCTACCGGGTAAACGGCGTGAAGACGCGCGTGGAGAAGCTGTGTCAGGCCTTCGAGAACGGCCAGGAGCTGGTGGAGCTGTCGCAGGCCCCGCCGCACGACATCAGCAACGTGCTCAAGCTCTACCTGCGCCAG CTGCCAGAGCCGCTCATCTCCTTCCGGCTGTACCACGAGCTGGTGGGGCTGGCCAAGGACAACCTGAAGGCCGAGGCTGAGGCCAAGGCAGCGTCCCGAGGCCGGCCGGACGCGGAGACCAGTGAGGCGGCAGCCCTGGCCATGGCAGGTCGGCTGCGGGAGCTGCTGAGGGAGCTGCCCCGGGAGAACAGGGCCACGCTGCAGTACCTGCTGGGGCACCTGCGCAG GATCGTGGCCCTGGAGCAGGACAACAAGATGACTCCGGGGAACCTGGGCATCGTGTTTGGGCCCACGCTGCTGCGGCCACGGCCCACGGAGGCCACCGTGTCGCTGTCCTCGCTGGTGGACTACCCGCACCAGGCCCGCGTGGTGGAGACCCTCATCTCCCACTACAACCTGGTCTTCGACGGGGATGCAGAGGCGCAGCCCGGGGGCCAG GATGAGCCGCCCCCCCAGCGGGTGGAGGTGCTGGTGCAGCTGCCCTACCTAGAGGCCGGCGAGGACGCCGAGGACGGAAGCCAAG AATGCCGCCTCACCTCTAACGACTCGGACTCGGAGCTGGAGGACCCCCTGGCGCTGTCGGGGGTGGGGGTCGGCCTGAAACGGCTGAGCTTCCTGGAGACGCCTGGTGGCCGGCCTGAGGCCGGGCACAGCTGTGGGCACAGCCGCGGGGACAGCCTCAGCGGCAGTGGCAGCGAGGAACTGCTGGGGCCCGGGGAGCCGGGGGAGCTGGGGGACGCGGCCCCCAGATGGGAGGGGCTGGGCGGCTACAACACCAACCAGAGCAACAACCGGCTCCCTGGCCGGCCGCTGGCCATGAGGCTGCGCGGGGACCGGCGCCCCCAGTTCGTGTAG